In one Numida meleagris isolate 19003 breed g44 Domestic line unplaced genomic scaffold, NumMel1.0 unplaced_Scaffold347, whole genome shotgun sequence genomic region, the following are encoded:
- the SCX gene encoding basic helix-loop-helix transcription factor scleraxis — protein sequence MSFAMLRPAPGRYLYPEISMLSEDEENGSESSGSDEKPFHLDADGFGIKAGKRRSGKKPGRLHREPRQRHTANARERDRTNSVNTAFTALRTLIPTEPADRKLSKIETLRLASSYISHLGNVLLVGEACGDGQPCHTSPAFFHHGGGGSPPPRDSENSQPKQICTFCLSNQRKLSKDRDRKTAIRS from the coding sequence ATGTCCTTCGCCATGCTGCGCCCCGCGCCCGGCCGTTACCTGTATCCCGAGATCAGCATGCTGTCGGAGGACGAGGAGAACGGCAGCGAGAGCTCGGGCTCCGACGAGAAGCCCTTCCACCTGGACGCCGACGGCTTCGGCATCAAAGCCGGCAAGAGGAGGAGCGGCAAGAAGCCCGGCCGGCTGCACCGCGAGCCCCGGCAGCGGCACACGGCCAACGCGCGGGAGCGAGACCGCACCAACAGCGTCAACACCGCCTTCACGGCGCTGCGCACGCTCATCCCCACCGAGCCGGCCGATAGGAAGCTCTCCAAGATCGAGACGCTGCGCCTGGCCTCCAGCTACATCTCGCACCTGGGCAACGTGCTGCTGGTGGGCGAGGCGTGCGGCGACGGGCAGCCCTGCCACACCAGCCCGGCCTTCTTCCAccacggcggcggcggcagccccccgccccgcgACTCCGAGAACTCCCAGCCCAAACAGATCTGCACTTTCTGCCTCAGCAACCAGAGGAAGCTG